The Pimelobacter simplex genomic sequence CACCCGGATCTCGACCTTGGCCCCGCGCAGGTCGGAGAGCAGGCGCTCGAACGTCGCGTGCTCCGGCGGCAGCTCGGGCACCAGGATCTCGCGCGGTACGGCGTCGCGCGCGTCCTCCTGGGCGACCCCGGCGTAGAGCTGGAGCAGGAAGTCCTCGACCAGCGCCGAGGTGTCGCCCTCGTCGGTGCGGTCGGCGACCCAGCCGCGCTGACCGCGGATCCGCCCGCCGCGCACGTAGAACACCTGGACCGCGACCTCGAGCGGGTCCTCGGCCAGGGCGATGACGTCGGCGTCGGAGCCGTCGCCGAAGACGACGGCCTGCTTCTCGAGCGCCTTGTTCATCGCGCCGAGGTCGTCGCGCAGGCGCGCGGCCTTCTCGAAGTCGAGGTCGTCGGAGGCGGCGTACATCTGCTGCTCGATGCGCTTCATGAACGGCCGCGTGCGGCCCGCCATGAACTCGCAGAAGTCGTCGACGATCGCGCGGTGGTCCTCGGGCGAGACGTTGCCGACGCAGGGCGCCGCGCACTTGTCGATGTAGCCGAGCAGGCAGGGCCGGCCGATCTGGCTGGACCGCTTGAAGACGCCGTTGCTGCACGAGCGCATCGGGAACACCCGGAGCAGGATGTCGACCGTCTCGCGGATCGCCCACGCGTGGCTGTAAGGCCCGAAGTAGCGCGTCCCGCGGCGCTTGGCCCCGCGCCCCACCATCACCCGCGGGAACTCGTCGGAGACGGTCACCGCGAGCCAGGGGTAGGACTTGTCGTCGCGGTACTTCACGTTGAACCGCGGGTCGTACTCCTTGATCCAGGAGTACTCGAGCTGGAGCGCCTCGACCTCGGTACCGACGACCGTCCACTCGACCGACGTCGCGGTGGTCACCATCGTCGCGGTGCGCGGGTGCAGGTTGCCGATCGGCTGGAAGTACGACGACAGCCGGGCCCGCAGGTTCTTGGCCTTGCCGACGTAGATCACCCGCTGGGTGCGGTCGCGGAACCGGTAGACCCCGGGCTGGGTCGGGATCGAGCCGGGCGCCGGCCGGTAGCTCAGAGCAGGTGACACGCCGTCAACCCTACGGAGATCCACCGACATGTCTTTAAAAGACTTTGTCTGGTGGTTTACTTGACTTATGTCTGCACGCACCCGATGTCGCGACGCCTACGGATACGACCTCACCACCGGCCCCCTGGCCGCCGAGGCCTATGTCGACGGTGTGCGCGACCTGTTGCGGCTCCGCTCGGGAGCGGCCGGCCGGATCGCCACCGCGATCGCCCTCGACCCGACGTTCGCCCTCGGCCACGCGGCCCTGGCCCTGCTGGGCCACGAGATGTGCGTCGAGGTCGACGTCGCCGCCCGCCTGGCCGACGCCCGGCTCCACGCCGGCCGCGCGACCGAGCGCGAGCGCAGCCACGTCCACGCGATCGACCGGCACCTCCAGGGCGACCCCGCTCCCCTGATCACCCACCTGGCGGCGTACCCGCGGGACGCGCTGCTGCTGTCGGTCGCGATGCCGACCATCGCCTTCGCGGGCGTCACCGACGTTCCGGAGCAGGCCTGGCGGATCGTCGAGGGTGCCGCGCCGGCGTACGGCGACGACCCGTGGATCGCCGGCATCCTCGCGTTCGTGCGCCAGGAGCAGCGCCGCTTCGACGAGGCGATGGACCTCTCGTGCCACTCGCTCTCCCTCGACCCGGCCGGCGGGCACGCGGCGCACGCGCGCGCCCACGCGCACTACGAGACCGGCGACCACGCGGCCGGCCTGGCCTGGATGGACGGCTGGATCCTCGGCGACGGCGCCGCCACCGACAGCCTCACGCACTTCTCGTGGCACGCGGCGCTCCACGAGCTCTCGATCGGTGACCTCGGCGCGGTCCGGACGCGCTACGAGAACCAACTCCGGCCCCAGCACGCGGTCGGCTGCCGCGCCCTCGTGGACACCGGGGCCCTGCTGTTCCGCTGGGCGATCACCCCGGACGCGTACGACGTGCCGTCGCTCGACGAGGTCGCCGCCGTCACCGGCCGCTCGGTCCTGGAGCAGCCCGCGACGGCGTTCCTCGCGTTGCACGCGGCCGTCGTCCTGCTCGCGACCGACGACCGCACCGGCCTGCGCCGGCTCGCCGAGTGGAGCGCGGGACACACCAGCCCGACCCACCGCGAGGTCGTCGCTCCCCTGGCCCGGGCGCTCGACCTGCTCGCCGCCGGCAGCAGCTCACTGGCGGCCGACCGGCTCGCCGCGCTGAGCCCGCAGGTGTGGCGCCTCGGCGGCTCCGACGCCCAGCGCGAGATCGTCGAGGAGGCCCGGATCGCCGCCCTGCTCCGCGCCGGCCGGTACGACGACGCCCGCGAGGTGCTCGACGCCCGGCTCGACCGCCGGCCCGCGATGCGCGACCTGCGCTGGAAGGAGACCGCGACGGCGCCGACCGGCATGCTGGTGCGGTGACCGCCGAGGACGCCGCCTGGACCGCGATCGACGCCGCTGCTGCCGAGGCGCGCAGCGGGGCCCGGGTCGTCCGCTACGGCGACCACTCCGACCATCCCGGGCACCCCGACCAGATCGCCGAGGTGCACGGGTCGGGCCCGGCGATCGTCGTGCTGCTGCACGGCGGCTACTTCCGGCCCTCGATCGACCGGACCCACGCCCGCGGCCTGGCTGCAGACCTCGCGGCGGCGACCGGACACCAGGTGTGGCTGGCGGAGTACCGCCGCGTCCCCGGCGACCCGGAGGCGACGCTCGACGACCTGCGCGCCCTCGACCGCGCCGCGGGCGCCGCCGGGGACGTGATCGCCTGGGCGGGTCACTCCGCGGGCGGGACGCTGGCGCTCTGGCGGGCCTGCGCGGCCGACCTCGGACCGGTCCCGGTGGTCGCGCTCGCGCCCGTCGTCGACCTGCGCCGGGCCGCGGAGGACCGCCTCGGGGACGGTGCGGTCGTCGACTGGATGGGCGGGACGCCCGCCGAGGTCCCCGCCCACTACGCCGTCGCCGACCCCCTGCCCCGGCTGCGCGCGGGCGCCGCGGACCGGCCCGGCGGCGGCGTGACGGTGCTGCACGGCGACCGGGACGCGACCGTACCGGTGAGCCAGTCGACGGCGCTCACGGATCCCCCGGCGCCCGGCGTCCGGGTCGAGGTGCTGGCCGGCGCGCACCACTTCGACGCGTTCGACCTGCGTACCGCGGCGGGCGCCGCCCTGGTCGCAGCGCTCAGGCCGCGAGGATCTTCTGACCGTCGACCGTGATCTCGACCTTGGCCAGCGCCGACGGTGCCGGTCCGCCCTCGACGTCCCCCGTCGAGATCGAGTACGACGACCCGTGGTGCGCACACTGGATCCGGCCGTCGGCCACCGTGGTCACGGTCAGGCCCTGGTGCGTGCACACCGCGGTGAACGCCTCGAACTTGCCGGCGGTCGGCTGGGTGACGACGACCTTCTGGTCGGTGAGCACGACGCCCCCGCCCACCGGCACCTGGTCGGTGGTGGTCAGCTCGTCGCCGGTCGCGACCTTGGGCTTGCCGCTGCTGCCGCTGTCCCCGCCCGCGCACCCGGCGAGCGCCACGGCCACGCCGAGGGCCCCGAGGCCGGAGAAGACGATCCGCCGCTGGACGCGCAGCTCAGGCACGCGTGACCTCGTCGCCGGCCACCGTCACGGCGACCTCGGAGAGCGGGCTCTGCGCCGGACCACCCTGGGGCGAGCCGTCGGAGATCGAGAACGAGCTGCCGTGGCACGGGCACTGGATCCGGCCGTCGGTCACGCCGCTGACCAGGCACCCCTGGTGGGTGCAGATCGCCGAGAACGCCTTGTACTGGCCCGCCTCGGGCTGGGTGACGACGAGCTCCTGGTCCTTGACGACCACTCCGCCACCGACCGGTACGTCGCCCGCGGCCACGAGGCCGCCGCCGGAGCCGCCACCGCTGCTCGGCGTACCGGAGGCGGTCGCGGTGGCCGTCGGCGAGGACGCCGTGCTCGGCGGGTCGGTCGCCGGCGTGGTCGCGGGGTCCTTGGCCGCGCCGTCGTCGCCACCGCCGCAGGCGGCGAGCAGCGGGACGCCCACCCCCAGCGTGGCCGCTCCGCTCAGGGCACGTCTCCTGCTCAGGGAGGAAGTCATGGGGCTCAGGCTACGGGCCGTGGCTGAGAACAGGCTGTGGGTACGCCTCGTGTCGCGGGCTCAGCCGAGCCGCGGCCAGGTCCAGCCGCCGGGCCGGACCCGGGTCGGCGCGGCGAGCGTGCCGCCCGTGCGCGCATCCGGCCGGAGCACGCGCTGGACCCGGGCCACGCCGGTGCTGCGGTCGACGACGAGCAGCGGGACCGGCGCGGTCGCCCCGGTGTAGCGGTCGTCGATGCAGGTGCCGGAACGCAGCGCGGTCACCGCGGCGTACCCGGAGGCCCGCAGCACCGTGTCCGTGGACTCCGGG encodes the following:
- a CDS encoding pyridine nucleotide-disulfide oxidoreductase is translated as MSARTRCRDAYGYDLTTGPLAAEAYVDGVRDLLRLRSGAAGRIATAIALDPTFALGHAALALLGHEMCVEVDVAARLADARLHAGRATERERSHVHAIDRHLQGDPAPLITHLAAYPRDALLLSVAMPTIAFAGVTDVPEQAWRIVEGAAPAYGDDPWIAGILAFVRQEQRRFDEAMDLSCHSLSLDPAGGHAAHARAHAHYETGDHAAGLAWMDGWILGDGAATDSLTHFSWHAALHELSIGDLGAVRTRYENQLRPQHAVGCRALVDTGALLFRWAITPDAYDVPSLDEVAAVTGRSVLEQPATAFLALHAAVVLLATDDRTGLRRLAEWSAGHTSPTHREVVAPLARALDLLAAGSSSLAADRLAALSPQVWRLGGSDAQREIVEEARIAALLRAGRYDDAREVLDARLDRRPAMRDLRWKETATAPTGMLVR
- the uvrC gene encoding excinuclease ABC subunit UvrC — protein: MSVDLRRVDGVSPALSYRPAPGSIPTQPGVYRFRDRTQRVIYVGKAKNLRARLSSYFQPIGNLHPRTATMVTTATSVEWTVVGTEVEALQLEYSWIKEYDPRFNVKYRDDKSYPWLAVTVSDEFPRVMVGRGAKRRGTRYFGPYSHAWAIRETVDILLRVFPMRSCSNGVFKRSSQIGRPCLLGYIDKCAAPCVGNVSPEDHRAIVDDFCEFMAGRTRPFMKRIEQQMYAASDDLDFEKAARLRDDLGAMNKALEKQAVVFGDGSDADVIALAEDPLEVAVQVFYVRGGRIRGQRGWVADRTDEGDTSALVEDFLLQLYAGVAQEDARDAVPREILVPELPPEHATFERLLSDLRGAKVEIRVPQRGDKKTLQETVARNAVESLALHKTKRASDLTTRNRALAEIAEALELDEAPLRIECYDVSHIQGTEIVASMVVFEDGLARKGEYRRFVIKDQDGSDDVKAMHEVITRRFRRLLDEQARSELRPGDPSAGTGPMLVDPDTGRPRKFAYAPGLVVVDGGAPQVAAAQRALDELGIDDIPICGLAKRLEEVWVPGEEDPVILPRTSEGLYLLQRVRDEAHRFAITHHRNRRSKSMVESMLDGVPGLGEVRRKTLLRHFGSLRKLRLASLEEIAAVPGVGPRTAAAIKDAIATEDATRSTSSTGPAPQ
- a CDS encoding Rieske (2Fe-2S) protein; protein product: MGVPLLAACGGGDDGAAKDPATTPATDPPSTASSPTATATASGTPSSGGGSGGGLVAAGDVPVGGGVVVKDQELVVTQPEAGQYKAFSAICTHQGCLVSGVTDGRIQCPCHGSSFSISDGSPQGGPAQSPLSEVAVTVAGDEVTRA
- a CDS encoding alpha/beta hydrolase fold domain-containing protein — its product is MTAEDAAWTAIDAAAAEARSGARVVRYGDHSDHPGHPDQIAEVHGSGPAIVVLLHGGYFRPSIDRTHARGLAADLAAATGHQVWLAEYRRVPGDPEATLDDLRALDRAAGAAGDVIAWAGHSAGGTLALWRACAADLGPVPVVALAPVVDLRRAAEDRLGDGAVVDWMGGTPAEVPAHYAVADPLPRLRAGAADRPGGGVTVLHGDRDATVPVSQSTALTDPPAPGVRVEVLAGAHHFDAFDLRTAAGAALVAALRPRGSSDRRP
- a CDS encoding Rieske (2Fe-2S) protein, with product MPELRVQRRIVFSGLGALGVAVALAGCAGGDSGSSGKPKVATGDELTTTDQVPVGGGVVLTDQKVVVTQPTAGKFEAFTAVCTHQGLTVTTVADGRIQCAHHGSSYSISTGDVEGGPAPSALAKVEITVDGQKILAA